The genomic window ACGTGCTGAACGCCGAGTATAGTCCAGAGCCCCCGTGGCTGCCCTATCACCGCGGCCTGCTCGAAAAGGTAATCCATGACATGGGACTGTCGGCGCAACTCGCGGAGACCCTCACCGCGACCGCGCGGGACCAGATGACCAACCTCCTCCAGACGACCTTCAGCAAGTTTCCTCCCCAGGTGGCGGTGCACCGCAAGCTCGCGGAAACGGTGCGCACCCTCGCCACGCACGGCAACGTGATCATCGTGGGGCGCGCGGGCAAGGCGATCACGCGGGAGATGGAGAAGGGGTACCATGTGCGTATCGTGGCCCCCCTGGAGTGGCGGGCGGACCGAATCGCTTCCATCTTGGGCATGGGGCGCCGCGAGGCCGAGAAAATCATCGCCGAAAAAAGCAAGCTCAGGGAGGACTACCTGCGCGCGTTCGTGAAATTCGACAGCGCCGACCCGCATCACTACCACCTGCTGGTCAACAACGCGTTTCACGGGACCGACGATATCGTGCGCCTGGTGATCCAGGGCATGCGGCTGAAGGGCCTCCTCGCGCGGCCGGCGGCGGGACACGAATGACCGAACGCTTCGATC from Spirochaetota bacterium includes these protein-coding regions:
- a CDS encoding cytidylate kinase-like family protein, whose product is MKNNTGLAMETLIGSQISYWKQQREKIELYAAEKPFPSFGPFVTISREYGCGGFETALRLADVLNAEYSPEPPWLPYHRGLLEKVIHDMGLSAQLAETLTATARDQMTNLLQTTFSKFPPQVAVHRKLAETVRTLATHGNVIIVGRAGKAITREMEKGYHVRIVAPLEWRADRIASILGMGRREAEKIIAEKSKLREDYLRAFVKFDSADPHHYHLLVNNAFHGTDDIVRLVIQGMRLKGLLARPAAGHE